The following are encoded together in the Lactuca sativa cultivar Salinas chromosome 1, Lsat_Salinas_v11, whole genome shotgun sequence genome:
- the LOC111921438 gene encoding uncharacterized protein LOC111921438 encodes MSGGESSQPPVKEHISFTFQCPTLTLTNYTIWRMRMEVLLGIHGVWDVIDPGLDDVKKNNIVKRLLFQSILEDLILQIGNLKTGREMWEAIKTRNLGADRVKEARLQTLITKFENLKMSDNSTIDEFAAKRGWRLNAYEERIKGEDKVINSQNKLLYSKTESSNRNTDSSRGRGRGSNNRGRGRGGGRGGGRGRGNTKNHNHPESSKNRDDQKQKGKQREKRDLSNIQCYRCDKFGHFASRCPDRIKNHEANLNQTHEGDTYHEEGTFFMMNTIQETVFLNEDKYIPPKVEANADEDRIWYLDTGASNHMTRNYTYFSELNKNITGKVRFGDGSCVSIKGKGSILFEGKSGEQKLMKDIYYIPSLRSNVISLG; translated from the exons ATGTCGGGAGGAGAATCGTCCCAACCACCGGTTAAGGAACACATATCGTTCACATTCCAATGTCCGACTTTGACATTGACGAACTACACAATTTGGAGGATGCGCATGGAGGTGCTACTCGGGATTCATGGCGTTTGGGATGTGATCGATCCCGGACTAGATGACGTGAAGAAAAACAACATCGTGAAAAGATTGCTGTTTCAATCGATTCTGGAGGATTTAATCCTTCAAATTGGTAATTTGAAAACCGGAAGAGAGATGTGGGAAGCAATTAAAACTCGTAACCTAGGAGCTGATCGTGTGAAGGAAGCCCGACTCCAAACTCTAATCACGaaatttgaaaatctaaagatGAGCGATAATAGTACAATAGACGAGTTCGCTGCAAA ACGTGGTTGGCGCTTAAACGCTTATGAAGAAAGAATTAAGGGTGAAGACAAAGTAATCAATTCTCAAAATAAATTACTTTATTCCAAAACTGAATCGTCCAACAGAAACACCGATTCATCAAGAGGTAGAGGTCGGGGTTCAAATAACCGAGGAAGAGGACGTGGTGGTGGACGTGGCGGTGGACGTGGTCGGGGTAACACCAAAAATCACAATCACCCGGAATCCTCTAAAAATCGtgacgatcaaaagcaaaaaggAAAACAACGCGAGAAAAGAGATCTCTCAAATATTCAATGTTATCGGTGTGACAAATTTGGCCACTTTGCTTCAAGATGCCCGGAccgaataaaaaatcatgaggcTAACCTAAATCAGACACACGAAGGAGATACATATCATGAAGAAGGGACGTTCTTTATGATGAATACAATTCAAGAAACAGTGTTCTTGAATGAAGATAAATACATCCCTCCAAAAGTCGAAGCAAATGCCGATGAAGACAGAATTTGGTACTTAGATACTGGTGCGAGTAACCACATGACCAGAAACTACACTTATTTTtctgaattaaataaaaacataacgGGCAAAGTGAGATTTGGAGATGGATCATGTGTTAGCATTAAAGGAAAAGGCTCAATTTTGTTCGAAGGGAAAAGTGGTGAGCAAAAATTAATGAAAGATATTTATTATATCCCATCACTTCGTAGCAATGTTATTAGCCTTGGGTAA